One Candidatus Omnitrophota bacterium genomic window carries:
- a CDS encoding methionine adenosyltransferase → MPNKNTLFTSESVTEGHPDKMCDQISDAVLDAILAEDPDGRVACEAMTTTGLILVAGEITTNTYVEIPKIVRKTVHDIGYVEPEYGFDYASCGVITAIQEQSPDIAMGVDTGGAGDQGMMFGYATNETPELMPLPITLAHRLVRRLSEVRRNGTLKYLRPDGKSQVTVEYKGSIPVRVDTVLISAHHSKRVKMDELKRDLTAQVIKKVVPAELMDKNTRILVNPTGRFEVGGPQGDTGLTGRKIIVDTYGGVGAHGGGAFSGKDPTKVDRSGAYAARHVAKNIVAAKLADKVEVQLAYAIGVAEPVSVLVSTDGTGKLDDRKLEKLVLEHFDLTPRGIMQQLKLKRPIFQRTAAYGHFGREEDGFSWELIDKADDLKASAAKL, encoded by the coding sequence ATGCCCAATAAGAACACCCTCTTTACTTCTGAATCTGTGACCGAAGGCCACCCGGACAAGATGTGTGACCAAATCTCCGATGCGGTCCTGGATGCGATTCTTGCGGAAGACCCGGATGGCCGCGTTGCCTGTGAGGCCATGACGACCACGGGACTGATCCTGGTGGCCGGCGAGATCACCACCAATACTTATGTGGAAATTCCGAAGATTGTGCGCAAGACCGTGCACGATATCGGCTATGTGGAGCCGGAGTACGGCTTTGATTACGCAAGCTGCGGAGTGATCACAGCGATCCAGGAACAGTCTCCGGATATTGCCATGGGTGTGGATACCGGAGGGGCCGGGGACCAGGGCATGATGTTCGGCTATGCGACAAACGAAACCCCGGAACTTATGCCGCTTCCCATTACATTGGCGCATCGTTTGGTGCGGCGCCTTTCCGAGGTGCGGCGCAACGGCACGCTGAAGTATCTGCGCCCGGACGGCAAGTCCCAAGTGACAGTGGAGTACAAGGGCAGCATACCGGTGCGGGTGGATACGGTTCTTATCAGCGCCCACCACAGCAAGCGGGTGAAAATGGACGAACTGAAACGGGATCTGACAGCCCAAGTCATTAAGAAGGTGGTGCCCGCCGAACTGATGGACAAGAACACCCGGATTCTGGTCAACCCGACAGGGCGCTTTGAAGTGGGCGGCCCGCAGGGGGACACGGGCTTGACCGGACGGAAGATCATCGTGGATACCTACGGAGGTGTCGGAGCCCACGGAGGCGGAGCATTTTCGGGCAAGGATCCGACCAAGGTGGACCGCTCCGGCGCCTATGCCGCGCGGCATGTGGCCAAGAATATTGTGGCCGCGAAATTGGCCGATAAGGTGGAAGTGCAGTTGGCTTATGCCATCGGCGTTGCTGAACCTGTTTCGGTCCTGGTCTCCACAGACGGCACAGGCAAGCTCGATGACAGAAAGCTCGAAAAGCTGGTCCTCGAGCATTTTGATTTGACGCCGCGCGGCATCATGCAACAGCTCAAGCTCAAGCGTCCCATATTCCAGCGCACTGCGGCCTACGGGCATTTTGGACGGGAGGAAGACGGATTCAGTTGGGAACTTATCGACAAGGCGGACGATCTTAAGGCCTCCGCCGCTAAACTTTAG
- a CDS encoding nucleotidyltransferase family protein: MDTVKAMILAAGYATRLYPLTRNKPKPLLTLGGKPIINYLVEGLEKVPEINEIYVVTNQKFYEYFHEWARDYSCAKSLKVLNDGTSSNDDRLGAIGDMKYVIDTEGVEEDLVVIGGDNYFDFGAGEFLEWAMARPEGAGTIAVHDIGDLSMASQYGIVAVDENSKVLELLEKPEDPPSTLVAMALYYFTKEMVGLVNTYLEAGNVPDAPGYFISWLVHERPVYAYRSGGRWFDIGDLKSYEKADKELGGSGGEHIAGAS, from the coding sequence ATGGACACAGTGAAAGCCATGATTTTGGCCGCAGGATATGCAACACGGCTGTATCCCTTGACCCGGAATAAGCCCAAGCCCCTCCTCACGCTTGGCGGAAAGCCCATCATCAACTATCTCGTGGAAGGTCTTGAAAAGGTGCCGGAAATCAACGAGATCTATGTAGTCACCAACCAAAAGTTTTATGAATACTTTCATGAATGGGCCCGCGATTATTCCTGCGCAAAATCCCTGAAGGTCCTCAACGACGGAACCTCCAGTAACGACGACCGCCTCGGTGCGATCGGGGACATGAAATATGTGATCGACACCGAGGGTGTTGAAGAGGACCTGGTTGTGATCGGAGGGGACAACTACTTTGATTTTGGCGCAGGTGAATTTCTGGAATGGGCGATGGCCCGGCCCGAGGGCGCAGGGACTATTGCGGTGCATGATATCGGAGACTTGAGCATGGCTTCTCAGTACGGGATTGTGGCTGTGGATGAGAATTCCAAGGTTCTGGAGCTTCTGGAAAAACCCGAAGACCCTCCGTCCACTTTGGTCGCAATGGCTCTCTACTATTTCACAAAAGAGATGGTGGGCCTGGTCAATACGTATTTAGAAGCCGGGAATGTGCCCGATGCGCCGGGTTATTTTATCAGCTGGCTGGTGCACGAGCGGCCCGTTTACGCTTACCGGTCGGGCGGACGCTGGTTTGATATAGGGGACTTGAAGTCCTATGAGAAGGCCGATAAGGAACTAGGCGGGTCCGGCGGTGAACACATCGCCGGAGCCTCCTAA